In Pongo abelii isolate AG06213 chromosome 15, NHGRI_mPonAbe1-v2.0_pri, whole genome shotgun sequence, a single window of DNA contains:
- the LGALS3 gene encoding galectin-3, whose protein sequence is MADNFSLHDALSGSGNPNPQGWPGAWGNQPAGAGGYPGASYPGAYPGQAPPGAYPGQAPPGAYPGAPGAYPGASAPGVYPGPPSGPGAYPPPGQPSAPGAYPATGPYGAPAGPLIVPYNLPLPGGVVPRMLITILGTVKPNANRIALDFQRGNDVAFHFNPRFNENNRRVIVCNTKLDNNWGREERQSVFPFESGKPFKIQVLVEPDHFKVAVNDAHLLQYNHRVKKLNEISKLGISGDIDLTSASYTMI, encoded by the exons ATGGCAGACAATTTTTCG CTCCATGATGCATTATCTGGGTCTGGAAACCCAAACCCTCAAGGATGGCCTGGCGCATGGGGGAACCAGCCTGCTGGGGCAGGGGGCTACCCAGGGGCTTCCTATCCTGGGGCCTATCCCGGGCAGGCACCCCCAGGGGCTTATCCTGGACAGGCACCTCCAGGCGCCTACCCTGGAGCACCTGGAGCTTATCCCGGAGCATCTGCACCTGGAGTCTACCCAGGGCCACCCAGCGGCCCTGGGGCCTACCCACCTCCTGGACAGCCAAGTGCTCCCGGAGCCTACCCTGCCACTGGCCCCTATGGCGCCCCTGCTGGGCCACTG ATTGTGCCTTATAACCTGCCTTTGCCTGGGGGAGTGGTGCCTCGCATGCTGATAACAATTCTGGGCACGGTGAAGCCCAATGCAAACAG AATTGCTTTAGATTTCCAAAGAGGGAATGATGTTGCCTTCCACTTTAACCCACGCTTCAATGAGAACAACAGGAGAGTCATTGTTTGCAATACAAAGCTGGATAATAactggggaagggaagaaagacagTCGGTTTTCCCATTTGAAAGTGGGAAACCATTCAAA ATACAAGTACTGGTTGAACCTGACCacttcaaggttgcagtgaatgaTGCTCACTTGTTGCAGTACAATCATCGGGTTAAAAAACTCAATGAAATCAGCAAACTGGGAATTTCTGGTGACATAGACCTCACCAGTGCTTCATATACCATGATATAA